One window from the genome of Hemitrygon akajei chromosome 4, sHemAka1.3, whole genome shotgun sequence encodes:
- the rrp8 gene encoding ribosomal RNA-processing protein 8 yields MGMFEESDWNDDTEARALTEAIFHRQAPSCCVSKQNSQSRRSKRALLKTLRVLRAAGTAEESLGAAQPELECGPSGEARLSKRKRRSPGVQEAAAKARREGLGTEAAAELRVGREESGQEAGGDGSNSVQGTRAGTLTRKQWRNWKKNQRRSKNKFWPLGAGNTEQVSVTARPGPGGARCRVPTGKVKGQRGEGGSDTTAPQSQEVGVNGGAEGAVPRPPPGKVKGKRGKALGGEALEGDQLQGTSPQDRSSTLRDRMQQRLRAARFRLLNQQLYTTSSADAQQLFAQDPSAFHLYHHGFTAQLERWPENPVQRIIHYIKRRPRSAIVADFGCGDCKIARSVGNRVYSFDLVALSDLVTVCDMAKVPLSDASVDIVVFCLSLMGTNLVDFLMEANRVLRVGGILKIAEVASRFEDIRNFVSVLARLGFKLLSKDTENRYFYMFDFEKSRSPSEGSTLPQLELKPCLYKKR; encoded by the exons ATGGGCATGTTCGAGGAGAGTGACTGGAATGATGATACAGAGGCCAGGGCTCTGACTGAGGCTATCTTCCACAGGCAGGCACCCTCCTGCTGTGTCAGTAAACAG AACAGCCAGAGCCGGAGGAGTAAACGGGCGCTGCTGAAAACGCTGCGGGTCCTGAGAGCCGCAGGTACGGCCGAGGAGAGCCTGGGAGCAGCACAGCCTGAGCTGGAGTGTGGCCCCTCTGGGGAGGCCAGGCTCAGCAAGAGGAAGCGCCGGAGTCCAGGAGTGCAGGAGGCGGCTGCCAAGGCCCGGCGAGAGGGGCTGGGAACGGAAGCAGCAGCCGAGCTGCGGGTCGGGAGGGAGGAGTCGGGCCAGGAAGCAGGAGGGGATGGGTCTAACAGCGTCCAGGGGACGAGGGCAGGAACGCTCACCCGAAAACAGTGGAGGAATTGGAAGAAGAATCAGCGCAGGAGCAAGAACAAGTTCTGGCCACTGGGAGCAGGGAACACGGAGCAAGTGAGCGTCACTGCCCGTCCTGGACCCGGGGGAGCGAGGTGTCGGGTCCCTACAGGGAAGGtgaagggacagagaggggagggtgggagtGACACTACTGCCCCCCAAAGCCAAGAGGTGGGGGTTAATGGTGGGGCAGAGGGAGCAGTACCACGGCCTCCTCCTGGGAAGGTGAAGGGTAAGAGAGGGAAGGCGCTGGGAGGAGAGGCTCTGGAGGGGGACCAGTTACAAGGGACCTCGCCCCAGGACCGCTCCAGCACCCTGAGGGATCGGATGCAGCAACGGCTGAGGGCTGCCCGCTTCCGACTCCTCAACCAGCAGCTGTACACGACGAGCAGCGCCGACGCCCAACAGCTCTTCGCACAGGACCCCAGTGccttccacctctaccaccatggCTTCACCGCCCAACTCGAGCGGTGGCCCGAAAATCCAGTGCAGCGCATCATCCATTACATCAAACGCAG GCCACGCTCTGCCATTGTAGCTGACTTTGGCTGTGGAGACTGTAAGATCGCCCGGAGTGTGGGCAACAGGGTGTACTCATTCGACCTGGTGGCGCTCAGCGACCTTGTGACTGTCTGTGACATGGCGAAG GTTCCCCTGTCCGATGCATCAGTGGACATCGTGGTCTTCTGCCTCTCCCTGATGGGCACCAACCTGGTGGATTTTCTGATGGAAGCCAACCGTGTTCTGCGAGTGGG TGGAATTCTGAAGATCGCGGAAGTGGCCAGCAGATTTGAAGATATTCGGAATTTTGTCAGTGTTCTGGCACGTCTCGGCTTTAAGCTGCTTTCAAAG GACACAGAGAACCGCTACTTTTACATGTTTGACTTTGAGAAGAGCCGGTCGCCCAGTGAGGGAAGTACACTCCCTCAGCTCGAACTCAAGCCCTGCCTCTACAAGAAGCGCTGA